The window AAGCGGCGGCTGATCTTGGTGCGGGGTCCGGTGTAACGAGCCATGATCTTGGAAAAGTGCGATTAAACGCGGCGCGCCTTCTTCGGACGGCAACCGTTGTGCGGGATCGGGGTGACGTCCTTGATCGAGAGAAGCTCGATGCCGAGGGCTTGGACGGCGCGGACAGCGGACTCGCGACCGGAACCCGGGCCCTTCACGCGGACTTCGGCTTCCTTCAGACCGTGGCCCATGGCCTGGCGGCAGGCATCCTGGGAGACGACCTGGGCGGCGTAGGCGGTGGACTTGCGGGAGCCCTTGAAGCCCATCTTGCCTGCGCTGGACCAGCCGAGCGTGTTGCCGTTCGAGTCGGTGACGCTGACGATGGTGTTGTTGAAGGTGGCGGTCACGTGGACGATGCCGCGCGAGATGTTCTTGGAGCCCTTCGCCTTGTGGATCTTGATCTGGGTCTCTTCAGCACCAGCGATCTCGGCAAAGATGTCGCGCTTCTTGTCGTCCTTCTTCGGAGCGACCTCTTCCGCAGCAGGAGCAGCTGCCGGGGTGGCGGCAGGAGCAGCAGCCGGAGCGGCAGCGGCTGGAGCCGTGGCGGCTTCGTCAGCCGCTGGGATGGTTTCTTCGTCAGCCATTTGAGAAAAGCGTTCGGTGGTTCAGGGCAATTACTTCTTCACGCCGACGGTGCGGCGCTTGCCCTTGCGAGTGCGGGCATTGGTGCGGGTGCGCTGGCCGCGGACAGGCAGGCCACGCTTGTGGCGCAGGCCGCGGTAGCAGTTGATCGAGGTCAGGCGCTTGAGCTGGGCCTGCTTCTCGCGGCGAAGGTCGCCTTCGATGATGATGCCCTGGCTCTGGATCACCGTGGCGATCTTGACGAGCTGGTCTTCAGTAAGCTGACCGGTGCGGATGTCCGGGTCGATGCCCGCTTGTTCGAGGATGCGTGAAGCGGTGGTCGCGCCGATGCCATACATATAGCGGAGCGACGCTTCGATGCGCTTCTCGTTGGGGATTTCGATGCCGAAAATACGTGCCATTTGATGCTGTGGTGAGCGGATGTCCGAAGCGGAGGAGAACCTGAATACAAGTCCGGCCCTCCGAAGCGGGCGGGCTGTTTAGCAGACGCGACCCCTCTGGCAAGTGGGAAATCGATTTTTTCCGGCGAAGAATTTCTCTCCGTCTCCGAATTCCCGAGCCACTTCAATTAAAATTAAAATTCAATACCTTCAAAGCAACGCCACTCCCGCATTTTCAAAAGGAACCCTTCAAGAATCCTGAATTTTTGAGATGAGCAGCGAACCGGAGACTTCAGAGTTCGCGGATGCGCAGGTTGCGGAACCACACCTCATCGTCATGATCCTGTAGCAGCAGCTTGCCCGCGGCAGGCCCGGCGAAGTCGTCGAACTTGGCGAACTTGCTGTCCTTCTTGAGCGTGGGCCACTCCTTGCCCTTGGTGTCGATCTTCAGGGCCAGCTTTCCATTCAGCCAGTGCTCCAGCACGCTGCCCTTGGCGACGATCTTCGAGGTGTTCCATTCGCCCACCGGCTTGAGTTCCTTGTCCTTCGCGGCAGGGACGACTTCATAAAGCGAGGCCGCGGTGGTGTCCGCCACCTTGCCATTCGGGTGACCCTTGTCGTCGAGCACCTGATACTCCGGGCCGAGCCAGCCACCGGCCGACTTCTGGACGCGGTATTTCACGCCGCTGTTTCCCTTCGCGGAAATCTTCCATTCGAACTCGAATTCGAAGTCCTTGTATTCCTTCTCGCTGATGAGGTTTCCGGGCTTCTTGCCGGTGCGATGAAGCGCGCCATCTTCGACTTTCCAGCCTTCGCCCGGCTTGCCGCCATTGTCGGAGGTCCATCCGGCGAGAGATTTTCCATCGAAAAGCGGTATCCAGGGGCCTTCCTTTGCGGAGACGGATCCAACGATGAATGCTGCAAGGAGTAGGTCGCGTAGCATGATGTCTGACAACTTGGCATCCGGCCTGATGGCTGCAAGCCGGATTCGTCTCATCACCCTCGACAAAGTGTGGCACCTCTCTAGCTTTCCTGAAAATTCCGTAAACCGCCTGACTACATGGAAGATACCCTCGCCGATCCACCCGT of the Luteolibacter flavescens genome contains:
- the rpsK gene encoding 30S ribosomal protein S11 encodes the protein MADEETIPAADEAATAPAAAAPAAAPAATPAAAPAAEEVAPKKDDKKRDIFAEIAGAEETQIKIHKAKGSKNISRGIVHVTATFNNTIVSVTDSNGNTLGWSSAGKMGFKGSRKSTAYAAQVVSQDACRQAMGHGLKEAEVRVKGPGSGRESAVRAVQALGIELLSIKDVTPIPHNGCRPKKARRV
- the rpsM gene encoding 30S ribosomal protein S13 is translated as MARIFGIEIPNEKRIEASLRYMYGIGATTASRILEQAGIDPDIRTGQLTEDQLVKIATVIQSQGIIIEGDLRREKQAQLKRLTSINCYRGLRHKRGLPVRGQRTRTNARTRKGKRRTVGVKK
- a CDS encoding 3-keto-disaccharide hydrolase, which encodes MLRDLLLAAFIVGSVSAKEGPWIPLFDGKSLAGWTSDNGGKPGEGWKVEDGALHRTGKKPGNLISEKEYKDFEFEFEWKISAKGNSGVKYRVQKSAGGWLGPEYQVLDDKGHPNGKVADTTAASLYEVVPAAKDKELKPVGEWNTSKIVAKGSVLEHWLNGKLALKIDTKGKEWPTLKKDSKFAKFDDFAGPAAGKLLLQDHDDEVWFRNLRIREL